From the genome of Virgibacillus proomii, one region includes:
- the pyrR gene encoding bifunctional pyr operon transcriptional regulator/uracil phosphoribosyltransferase PyrR — protein sequence MKKKADLLDRAAINRALTRIAHEILEKNKGGDDLVLVGIKTRGVPITKRLQEKINKIENIDVPVGELDITLYRDDLDKVTENEEPDLKAANIPTDINGKKVVLLDDVLYTGRTVRAAMDAVMDLGRPAQIQLAVLVDRGHRELPIRADYVGKNIPTSEKEIIMVKLKEVDNTEDTVSIFEK from the coding sequence ATGAAGAAAAAAGCAGATCTCTTAGATAGAGCAGCAATTAATCGCGCGTTAACAAGAATTGCTCATGAAATACTGGAGAAGAACAAAGGCGGCGACGATTTAGTTCTTGTTGGCATAAAAACACGGGGTGTACCGATAACAAAGCGACTACAAGAGAAAATAAACAAAATTGAAAATATTGATGTTCCCGTAGGTGAGTTAGATATTACCTTATATCGTGATGATTTAGACAAAGTGACAGAAAATGAAGAGCCGGATCTAAAGGCGGCAAATATTCCAACAGATATAAATGGAAAAAAAGTAGTATTGCTAGATGATGTTCTATATACAGGACGAACGGTTCGTGCTGCGATGGATGCAGTTATGGATCTTGGCAGACCTGCACAGATTCAATTAGCAGTGCTTGTAGATAGAGGGCATCGCGAATTGCCAATTCGTGCAGATTACGTAGGAAAAAATATTCCAACATCTGAAAAAGAAATTATTATGGTAAAACTAAAAGAAGTTGATAATACCGAAGATACGGTAAGCATTTTTGAAAAATAG
- the lspA gene encoding signal peptidase II, whose product MFTRNGYHKKDRSQKFGGKVMYWYYVIALLIIVVDQATKWVIVKTMELGEQRTIIDGFFYITSHRNTGAAWGILQGQMMFFYIVTVIVIIGVVYYMQTYAKESKLLALALSLVLGGAIGNFIDRLFRKEVVDFFDFIIIGYDFPIFNIADSGLVVGVFLLIIAMFIDERKKGKVQS is encoded by the coding sequence ATTTTTACTCGTAACGGTTACCATAAAAAAGACAGATCACAAAAGTTCGGAGGAAAAGTAATGTATTGGTATTATGTCATCGCACTACTTATTATCGTAGTAGACCAAGCCACAAAATGGGTGATTGTGAAAACAATGGAGCTCGGGGAACAACGTACGATCATTGATGGATTTTTTTACATAACGTCCCACCGAAATACAGGAGCAGCATGGGGCATATTGCAAGGGCAAATGATGTTTTTTTATATTGTCACCGTGATCGTTATTATTGGCGTTGTTTACTATATGCAAACCTATGCAAAAGAAAGTAAGCTTTTAGCACTAGCTTTAAGCTTGGTATTAGGAGGAGCTATTGGTAACTTTATTGACCGGCTGTTTCGGAAAGAAGTTGTAGATTTTTTTGACTTCATTATTATTGGCTATGATTTTCCAATTTTTAATATAGCTGATTCCGGTTTAGTTGTCGGAGTGTTTCTTCTTATTATTGCCATGTTTATCGATGAACGAAAGAAGGGAAAAGTACAATCATGA
- the carA gene encoding glutamine-hydrolyzing carbamoyl-phosphate synthase small subunit, giving the protein MNNRQLVLEDGTVFIGEGFGSERKTTGEIVFNTGMTGYQEIITDPSYCGQIVMMTYPLCGNYGINRDDKETVTPFIHGFVAKEVTDYPSNFRSEETLHSYLKANDIPGIFGIDTRKLTKIIRNYGTMKAKITDLSEDTEKIVKQLQVTEFPIDQVKKTSTLEPYVVPGRGKRVVVVDCGMKHGILRELTKRNCHITVVPYNYNANQILRLKADGLLLTNGPGNPKHVPETIEMVKQVLGKIPIFGICLGHQLLGLACGADTEKLKFGHRGSNHPVKDIKTDKTYITSQNHSYAITKQSLTTTELELTHIALNDGTVEGMRHTVYPAFSVQYHPESSPGPEDTSYLFDTFLELIQAINKGGEVYA; this is encoded by the coding sequence ATGAACAACCGTCAATTGGTTTTAGAAGATGGTACCGTATTTATTGGTGAAGGTTTTGGAAGTGAACGAAAAACAACTGGAGAAATTGTGTTTAACACAGGAATGACAGGCTATCAGGAAATTATTACGGATCCTTCTTATTGCGGACAAATTGTCATGATGACATATCCGCTTTGTGGAAATTATGGGATAAATCGGGATGATAAGGAAACAGTAACCCCATTTATTCATGGATTTGTCGCCAAGGAAGTCACCGATTATCCGTCTAACTTTCGTAGTGAAGAAACATTACATAGTTATTTAAAAGCAAATGATATCCCTGGAATTTTTGGAATTGACACGAGAAAATTAACGAAAATTATCCGTAACTATGGAACAATGAAAGCGAAAATTACAGATCTATCCGAAGATACGGAAAAAATAGTTAAACAGTTACAAGTGACAGAATTTCCCATTGATCAAGTAAAGAAAACTTCTACACTGGAGCCATATGTTGTTCCAGGGAGAGGAAAACGAGTCGTCGTTGTTGACTGTGGTATGAAGCACGGTATCTTGCGGGAGTTAACTAAACGAAATTGCCATATTACCGTCGTACCATATAATTATAATGCAAATCAGATTTTACGTTTAAAGGCAGATGGGTTATTGTTAACGAATGGACCGGGAAATCCGAAACATGTTCCCGAAACGATTGAAATGGTCAAGCAAGTTCTTGGTAAAATCCCCATTTTTGGAATTTGCCTTGGTCATCAACTTTTAGGATTAGCTTGCGGTGCCGATACAGAAAAGCTAAAGTTTGGTCATCGTGGATCGAATCATCCAGTAAAAGACATAAAAACGGATAAAACGTATATCACGTCACAAAACCATAGTTATGCGATTACAAAACAATCGTTAACAACAACTGAGCTGGAGCTTACGCATATTGCACTGAATGATGGAACGGTGGAAGGAATGAGACATACGGTTTATCCAGCTTTTTCTGTGCAGTATCATCCGGAAAGTTCGCCCGGACCTGAAGATACCAGCTATTTGTTTGATACATTTTTAGAACTTATCCAGGCTATAAATAAAGGGGGAGAAGTTTATGCCTAA
- a CDS encoding dihydroorotase yields the protein MKRLLKNVNSLLTTGELVVRDILIEDGKFKRMDGEINEAADEIIHGSGKLAVPGFIDVHVHLREPGGEHKETIKTGTKAAARGGYTTVCTMPNTNPVPDNVAKIQALQEKIKQDADIRVLPYASITKQLCGDQLTDISALANQGVFAFTDDGVGIQSAHMMFEAMKLAKANHKAIVAHCEDNSLVYGGVIHDGEVSKRLKLPGIPSVSESVQIARDVLLAEATGCHYHVCHVSTKESVRVIRNAKKAGIHVTAEVTPHHLLLNEEAIATDDTNYKMNPPLRAKEDQVALLDGLLDGTIDFIATDHAPHAVEEKQQGMLQSPFGIVGLEHAFSLLYTKLVLTKKVSLRQLINWLTIKPASVFNLPYGRLKEGCSADLTVIDLEKTKKIDKHDLYSKGKNTPFDGWKVQGIPVLTIAAGKIAYREELR from the coding sequence ATGAAGCGATTGTTGAAAAACGTCAACAGCCTATTAACTACAGGGGAGTTAGTTGTTCGTGACATTCTTATAGAAGATGGAAAGTTTAAAAGAATGGATGGAGAAATTAATGAAGCGGCTGATGAAATAATTCATGGAAGTGGGAAGTTAGCAGTACCCGGATTTATCGATGTTCATGTCCATTTACGAGAACCTGGTGGTGAACATAAGGAAACGATTAAAACCGGTACAAAAGCAGCAGCACGAGGAGGATATACTACTGTTTGTACAATGCCAAATACAAATCCAGTACCTGATAATGTCGCTAAAATTCAAGCATTACAGGAAAAGATTAAGCAGGATGCGGATATCCGCGTTTTACCATATGCTTCGATTACGAAGCAGTTATGTGGTGATCAATTAACAGATATAAGTGCATTAGCGAATCAAGGTGTATTCGCATTCACAGATGATGGTGTTGGTATTCAATCAGCACATATGATGTTTGAAGCTATGAAACTGGCTAAAGCAAATCATAAAGCGATTGTTGCTCATTGTGAAGATAATTCCCTTGTCTATGGGGGAGTGATTCACGATGGAGAAGTTAGTAAGCGACTGAAGCTACCAGGCATTCCTTCGGTGAGTGAATCGGTACAAATTGCTAGAGATGTTTTACTAGCTGAGGCAACGGGCTGTCACTATCATGTCTGTCATGTTAGTACCAAAGAATCCGTTCGGGTAATCCGCAATGCGAAAAAAGCTGGAATTCATGTTACTGCAGAGGTCACCCCACATCACTTATTGTTAAATGAGGAAGCTATTGCGACAGACGACACAAACTATAAAATGAACCCGCCATTACGAGCAAAAGAAGATCAAGTGGCTTTATTAGATGGATTATTAGATGGGACGATCGATTTTATTGCAACCGATCATGCGCCACATGCGGTAGAAGAAAAACAGCAAGGTATGTTACAATCCCCTTTTGGAATTGTTGGTTTAGAGCATGCCTTTTCCCTACTTTATACGAAGCTTGTCTTAACTAAAAAAGTAAGTCTACGGCAATTAATTAATTGGTTAACTATAAAGCCAGCAAGTGTTTTTAATTTACCTTATGGTCGTCTAAAAGAAGGCTGTAGTGCAGATCTAACCGTTATTGATTTAGAAAAAACGAAAAAAATCGATAAACACGACCTATACTCAAAAGGGAAAAATACGCCGTTTGATGGATGGAAGGTACAAGGAATTCCGGTATTAACGATCGCAGCAGGCAAGATAGCATATAGGGAGGAGCTAAGATGA
- a CDS encoding aspartate carbamoyltransferase catalytic subunit: MRHFISLNEWNEEEIIHLLQTAEHYRKEQLTLKKQLFAANLFFEPSTRTKMSFSVAERRLGMDVLDFNVEHSSTQKGESLYDTAKTFEAIGANLLVIRHRDDHWIEEIGNHFSLPIINAGAGKKEHPTQCLLDILTIYQEYQQFKGLNIVIAGDISHSRVAKSNAYTLQKLGANVYLTAANDWQDKSLDFPYISIDQAVQISDVLMLLRIQHERHETAYIQESYLQQFGLTKRREKAMKPHAIVLHPAPVNRNVEIDSDLVECERSRIFKQMNNGVYVRMAIIVKLLQEWGIIDEAIVEKRQQPINYRGVSCS; this comes from the coding sequence ATGCGACACTTTATTTCTCTTAACGAATGGAATGAAGAAGAAATTATTCATTTATTACAGACGGCAGAGCATTATCGTAAGGAGCAGCTGACTTTAAAAAAACAGCTCTTTGCAGCTAATTTATTCTTTGAACCAAGCACACGCACAAAAATGAGCTTTTCTGTAGCTGAACGCAGACTGGGGATGGATGTATTGGATTTTAATGTCGAACATTCCAGTACACAAAAAGGAGAGTCATTGTACGACACAGCCAAAACATTTGAAGCAATTGGAGCTAACTTATTAGTAATTCGCCATCGCGACGACCACTGGATAGAAGAAATAGGAAATCATTTTTCGCTTCCAATTATTAATGCGGGTGCTGGCAAAAAAGAACACCCAACACAGTGTTTACTTGATATATTAACGATCTATCAAGAGTATCAACAATTTAAAGGTCTTAATATTGTGATTGCCGGAGATATTTCGCATAGTCGTGTAGCTAAATCAAACGCATATACATTACAAAAACTAGGGGCTAATGTTTATCTAACTGCAGCGAATGACTGGCAGGATAAATCACTTGATTTTCCCTACATTTCCATAGATCAAGCAGTACAAATTAGTGATGTTCTCATGCTTCTCCGTATTCAGCATGAAAGACATGAAACAGCATATATACAGGAATCGTATTTACAGCAATTCGGATTAACAAAAAGACGAGAAAAAGCAATGAAGCCTCATGCAATCGTACTACATCCAGCACCAGTTAATCGCAATGTGGAAATTGATTCGGATTTAGTAGAATGTGAACGTTCAAGAATTTTTAAGCAAATGAACAATGGGGTTTATGTTCGTATGGCAATTATTGTGAAATTATTACAAGAGTGGGGGATTATTGATGAAGCGATTGTTGAAAAACGTCAACAGCCTATTAACTACAGGGGAGTTAGTTGTTCGTGA
- a CDS encoding RluA family pseudouridine synthase — translation MTVNKHIVSEEQHQSRIDKLLADLNKEASRSKVQAWIADKLVTVNDDLVKANYKCQQGDVIQWKIPKIEPLELIPQAIDLDIVYEDNDILVVNKPKGMVVHPSVGHQQGTLVNALLFHCQKLSQINGKERPGIVHRIDKDTSGLLVVAKHDEAHIHLADQLSNKTMKRTYQAVVHGQIPHENGIIDAPIGRDPKERQKMAVVQNGKRAVTHFRVIESYPDFTHIECQLETGRTHQIRVHMKYIGYPIVGDPKYGPRKTLNANGQVLHAKELSFYHPTTEEKLHFVVDLPKYFQEIIAYIRKMY, via the coding sequence ATGACAGTAAATAAACATATCGTATCAGAAGAACAGCATCAAAGCCGAATCGATAAACTGTTAGCTGATTTGAATAAAGAAGCATCCCGTTCAAAAGTACAAGCGTGGATAGCGGACAAACTTGTTACTGTGAATGATGACCTAGTGAAAGCAAATTATAAATGTCAACAAGGGGATGTGATCCAATGGAAGATCCCCAAAATTGAGCCATTAGAATTAATTCCCCAAGCAATTGATTTGGATATCGTCTACGAAGACAATGATATCCTAGTTGTTAATAAACCAAAGGGAATGGTCGTTCATCCATCTGTTGGTCATCAGCAAGGTACATTAGTAAATGCACTGCTTTTTCATTGTCAAAAATTATCGCAAATCAATGGAAAAGAGCGACCGGGAATTGTGCACCGAATTGATAAAGACACGAGTGGTTTATTAGTTGTTGCCAAACATGATGAAGCACATATTCATTTAGCTGACCAATTGTCTAATAAAACAATGAAACGAACGTACCAAGCGGTTGTACATGGGCAAATCCCGCATGAAAATGGGATAATTGATGCACCAATTGGCAGAGATCCAAAAGAGAGACAAAAAATGGCTGTAGTACAAAATGGAAAACGAGCAGTTACTCATTTTCGTGTGATCGAAAGCTATCCGGATTTCACGCATATTGAATGCCAGCTGGAAACAGGAAGAACTCACCAAATTCGTGTTCATATGAAATACATCGGCTATCCGATTGTAGGAGATCCTAAGTATGGGCCGAGAAAAACATTGAACGCAAACGGGCAAGTATTGCATGCTAAAGAACTAAGCTTTTATCATCCGACTACAGAGGAAAAGTTACATTTTGTCGTAGATTTACCAAAATATTTTCAAGAAATCATTGCTTACATTCGTAAAATGTATTGA